The genomic segment GGGTGGCGGTCCCACACTGGTCGAGGCGGTGACGTACCGCATCGACGCCCACACCAACGCCGACGACGCGACCCGCTACCGGGGCGACGCCGAGGTCGAGACCTGGCGCGCGCACGACCCGATCGCGCTCCTGGAGCACGAGCTGACCGAGCGCGGCCTCCTCGACGAGGACGGCATCCGGGCCGCCCGCGACGCCGCCGAGACGATGGCGGCCGACCTGCGCGAGCGCATGAACCAGGACCCGGTCCTCGACCCCATGGACCTCTTCGCCCACGTCTACGCCGAACCCACCCCCCACCTGCGCGAACAGGAGGCCCTGCTCAGGGCCGAGCTGGCGGCGGAACAAGAAGGGGCGCACCGATGACCACCGTCGCCCTCAAGCCCGCCACCATGGCGCAGGCGCTCACCCGCGCCCTCCGCGACGCCATGACCGCCGACCCCACCGTGCACGTCATGGGCGAGGACGTCGGCGCCCTCGGCGGCGTCTTCCGGGTCACCGACGGGCTCGCGAAGGAGTTCGGCGAGGACCGGGTCACCGACACCCCGCTGGCCGAGGCGGGCATCCTCGGCACGGCCGTCGGCATGGCGATGTACGGGCTGCGGCCCGTCGTGGAGATGCAGTTCGACGCGTTCGCCTACCCGGCGTTCGAGCAGCTCATCAGCCATGTGGCCCGTATGCGCAACCGCACGCGCGGCGCCATGCCGCTGCCGATCACCATCCGCGTCCCCTACGGCGGAGGCATCGGCGGCGTCGAGCACCACAGCGACTCCTCCGAGGCGTACTACATGGCGACTCCGGGGCTCCATGTCGTCACGCCCGCCACCGTCGCCGACGCCTACGGGCTGCTGCGCGCCGCCATCGCCTCCGACGACCCGGTCGTCTTCCTGGAACCCAAACGCCTGTACTGGTCGAAGGACTCCTGGAACCCCGAGGAACCGCAGACCGTCGACCCGATCGGCCGCGCGGTCGTCCGCCGCGCCGGCCGCAGCGCCACGCTCATCACGTACGGCCCGTCCGTGCCCGTCTGCCTGGAGGCCGCCGAGGCGGCCACGGCCGAGGGCTGGGACCTCGAAGTGGTCGACCTGCGCTCCCTGGTGCCCTTCGACGACGAGACGGTCGCCGCGTCGGTCCGGCGGACCGGGCGCGCGGTGGTCGTCCACGAGTCCGGCTCCTACGGCGGACCGGGCGGCGAGATCGCGGCCCGGGTGACCGAGCGCTGCTTCCACCACCTGGAGGCGCCCGTGCTGCGGGTGGCCGGGTTCGACATCCCGTATCCGCCGCCGATGCTGGAGCGGCACCACCTCCCCGGCGTCGACCGGATCCTGGACGCCGTCGGGCGCCTGCAGTGGGAGGCGGAGAACTGATGGCCCAGGTGCTGGAGTTCAAGCTGCCCGACCTCGGTGAGGGGCTGACCGAGGCCGAGATCGTCCGCTGGCTGGTCCAGGTCGGGGACGTCGTCGCGATCGACCAGCCGGTCGTCGAGGTCGAGACGGCCAAGGCGATGGTCGAGGTCCCCTGCCCCTACGGCGGTGTCGTCACCGCCCGCTTCGGCGAGGAGGGCACGGAGCTGCCCGTGGGGGCACCGCTGTTGACCGTGGCCGTGGGAGCGCCCGCCTCCGGAGCCCTCGCCGACGAGGGCTCCGGCAATGTGCTGGTCGGATACGGCACCGGGGCGCCACCGGCGCGGCGCAGGCGGGTGCGGCCGGGGGAGCCGATCCGGTCCGGGGCGCCCGCGACACCGGCGGTTCGGCCCACCGCCGTCGATACGGCGGCCGCCCAGGTCGCCGCCCCCGAGCGCCCGGACGGACCCGTGCCGGTCATCTCCCCGCTGGTCCGCCGCCTCGCCCGCGAGAACGGCCTGGACCTGCGCGAGTTGCACGGCTCGGGCCCCGAGGGCCTGATCCTGCGGGCGGACGTGGAGCACGCGCTGCGGGCTGTCGCGGCCCCGGTTCGGGCGCCGCAGCCGGTCACCGTGCCAGGCGCGCAGCCTGCCCCCGTCGCGGCGCCCGCGCGCGCGGAAAGCCCCTCCGGCACCCGCGTGCCCCTGCGTGGAGTCCGGGGCGCCGTCGCCGACAAGCTCTCCCGCAGCCGGCGCGAGATCCCCGACGCGACCTGCTGGGTGGACGCCGACGCGACGGAGCTGATGAACGCCCGTACGGCGATGAACGCGGCAGGCGGCCCGAAGATCTCCCTCCTCGCACTGCTCGCACGCGTCTGCACCGCAGCGCTGGCCCGCTTCCCGGAGCTCAACTCGACGGTCGACATGGAGGCCCGCGAGGTCGTACGGCTCGACCAGGTGCACCTCGGGTTCGCCGCGCAGACGGAACGGGGGCTGGTCGTGCCCGTCGTACGGGACGCGCACACCAGGAACGCGGAGTCGCTCGGCGCCGAGTTCGCCCGGCTGACGGAGGCGGCGCGCACCGGCACGCTGACACCCGGCCAGCTGACCGGCGGGACCTTCACGCTGAACAACTACGGCGTCTTCGGTGTCGACGGCTCCACGCCGATCATCAACCACCCCGAGGCCGCCATGCTCGGCGTCGGCCGTATCGTCCCCAAGCCCTGGGTGCACGAGGGCGAGCTGGCGGTACGGCAGGTCGTACAGCTCTCGCTCACCTTCGACCACCGGGTGTGCGACGGCGGCACGGCCGGAGGCTTCCTGCGGTACGTGGCGGACTGCGTCGAACAGCCGGCGGTGCTGCTGCGCACGCTCTGATCACCGGCGTCGTCCGGTCGGGTCCGATCGCTTCGAGCCATCGGACCCGACCGGGGCGTGATTGCGCCGCCGCCCCGCGTTCCCTGTGATCGCGGAGGCACGCATACTCGGAGGGTGACCCCGTACGAGCCCCCGGGCGGCCCCGGTACCGAGGCGTTCGACGCCGTCGTGCTCGCCGGCGGCGCCGCCCGGCGGCTCGGCGGCGCGGACAAGCCCGCCGTGCGCGTGGGCGGACGGGCCCTGCTCGACCGGGTCCTGACCGCCTGCGCCGGGGCCGGGGCGACCGTCGTCGTCGCCGACCCCCGCCCCACGGCCCGGCCCGTGCTGTGGGCCCGCGAGGAACCCCCCGGCGGCGGCCCTCTCGCCGCGCTGGGCGCCGGACTCCGGCACACCACCGCCCCGCATGTCGTCGTCCTCTCCGCCGACCTTCCGTTCCTGGACGACGAGACGGTACGGAGGCTCCTCGACGCCCTCCAGGGCGGCGCGGAGCAGGCCGACGGCGTCCTGGTCACCGACCCCGACGGCCGGGACCAACCCCTCGTGGCCGTCTACCGGGCCGAGGCCCTGCGTCGTGAGCTCGTGCGGCTCGCCGCCGAGCACGACGGCCTGACCGGGCTCCCCCTGCGGCGGCTGACCGCCGCGCTGCGCCTCACCCGTATCACCGACCCCCTCGCGTCCTTCGACTGCGACACCTGGGACGACATCGCCGCCGCCCGCGCACGGATCAGGGAGCATGGCCACGTGTTGGATGAATGGATTTCCGCAGTCAAGGACGAGCTGGGGATCGACCTCGACGTCGACATCACCGAGCTGCTCGACCTCGCCCGTGACGCCGCCCACAGCGTGGCCCGGCCAGCCGCCCCGTTGACCACGTTCCTCATCGGCTACGCCGCCGCCCAGGCCGGGGGAGGCCCCGAGGCGGTCACCGAGGCCGCCAGGAAGGCCTCCGCCCTGGCCCTGAGCTGGGCCGACGAGGGCACCCCCGACGCCGGACCGGCCGTCGGCACCGGCACCGGCACCGGCCAGGACACCGGCCCGGCCGCCGGATGACCGCCCAGGACGCCGAGGAACTCGACGTGGAGGAGGCGCTGGCCGTGGCCAACGACAGGGCCGTCCGGGGGCCGGGCGAGCCCCGCTCCCCCCGCGAAACGCCCACGACCGGTGACACCGGCGCGCACCGGGCCAAGGACGCCTCCCACCACCGGGCCACCTCCTGGCCCGAGGCCCGAGCCGTCGCCGAACGCGCCGCCCGCTCGGCCGGACGCCGGGCCCCGGCGTCGGTCACCGTGGACAAGGCCCTCGGCCTCGTCCTCGCCGCCCCCCTCACCGCCCTCACCGACCTCCCCTCCTTCGACACCTCCGCGATGGACGGCTGGGCGGTCGCCGGCCCCGGTCCCTGGGACGTACGGGAGGACGGTGTGCTGGCAGGGCACGCCGAGCCCGGGCGGCTCACCGACGGGGAGGCGGTCCGGATCGCCACCGGTGCCCGCATCCCGGCCGACACGACCGCCGTCCTGCGCAGCGAGCACGGCCGCACCGACGACAAGGGGCGGCTGCACCCGACCCGGGACCTGGCACACGGGCAGGACATCCGCCCACGAGGCCAGGAGTGCCGCTACGGCGACCAACTGCTGCCGCTCGGCACGCAGATCACCCCCGCCGCGCTCGGACTCGCGGCGGCCGCCGGGTACGACACGGTGAGCGTGCTCCCCCGCCCGCGCGTCGAACTGCTCGTCCTGGGCGACGAACTGCTCACCGAAGGCCGCCCGCGCGAAGGCCTGATCCGGGACGCACTGGGCCCGATGCTGCCCTCCTGGCTCCGGGCACTGGGCGCCGAGGTCACCGCCGTACGCCGCCTCGGGGACGATGCCGAGGCCTTGTACCGGGCCGTGAAGAAATCCTCCGCCGACCTCATCGTCACCACGGGGGGCACGGCTTCCGGGCCCGTCGACCATGTCCACCCCACCCTGCGTCGTGTCGGGGCCGAACTCCTCGTCGACGGTGTGAAGGTGCGCCCGGGGCACCCCATGCTGCTGGCCCGTATCAAGCGGGACCAGCATCTCGTCGGCCTGCCCGGTAACCCGTTGGCAGCCATCTCCGGGCTGTTCACGCTCGCCGAGCCCCTGCTGCGGACCCTCGCCGGGCGCGCCGCCCCGGAGCCGTACACGATGCCGCTGCGGGAGGCGGTGCACGGGCACCCGTACGACACCCGGCTCATCCCCGTCGGTCTGCGCGGTGACGACGCCGTGCCGCTGCACTACAACGGTCCCGCTATGCTCCGCGGCATCGCCACAGCCGATGCCCTTGCCGTCGTACCGCCCGGCGGCGCCCGCCCTGGCCAGGAGCTGGAACTACTCGACCTGCCCTGGGCGACCGCGGGGATCCAGGTGTGTTTCACGTGAAACGTCGATATGACCAACTGGCCTTGCGGCCGACGACGTTTCACGTGAAACAACGGGTAGATGGCAGCGGAGTACAGCCAGGGGATGTACGTCGAAACGGGGAGTGTTTCACGTGAAACTGCCGGGCCAGGACGCGATCGCCCGCAACGCGGACGAGCGACTGGTGACCCACCAGGTGCGACTGCCGAAACGGGAGGTCGAACGGCCGATGCGGCAGGTCGGCAGGCGGCTGGCGATGGCCCTGTTCGTGCTGATCGCGACCGCGTTCATCGTCTATGCCGACAACGAGGGGTACAACGACAACTCCGACGGTTCCGTGGACCTGCTCGACGCGTTCTACTACGCCACCGTCACCCTCTCCACCACGGGGTACGGCGACATCACTCCGGTCAGCGACGCTGCCCGGTTCACCAACATTTTCGTGATCACGCCGCTGCGTGTGCTGTTCCTGATCATTCTGGTCGGGACCACGCTGGAGGTCCTCACGGAGCGCACGCGTGAGGAATGGCGACTGAAACGCTGGAGGGCGGCCTTGAGGGAGCACACCGTGGTAGTCGGCTGGGGGACGAAGGGACGGTCGGCGATCCAGACAGTCTGTGCGACAGGGCTGAAGAAGGAACAGGTCGTGGTCGTGGATCCCAGCTCCAAGGTCATCGACGCCGCGACGGCCGATGGGTACACGGGCGTTGTCGGGGACGCGACCCGCAGTGATGTGCTGTTGCAGGCCGAAGCGCACAAGGCGCGGCAGATCATCATCTCGACCGCGCGGGACGACACCGCCGTACTGGTCGCGCTGACCGCCCGCCAGCTCAACCGCGGGGCGAAGATCGTGGCCGCCGTGCGGGAGGAGGAGAACGCGCCGCTGCTGAAGCAGTCGGGAGCCGACGTCGTCATCACCAGCGCCAGCGCGGCCGGACGGCTCCTCGGGCTCTCCGTCCTCAGCCCCGCGGCCGGCATGGTGATGGAGGACCTCATCCAGCAGGGCAGCGGG from the Streptomyces sp. NBC_00310 genome contains:
- a CDS encoding alpha-ketoacid dehydrogenase subunit beta translates to MTTVALKPATMAQALTRALRDAMTADPTVHVMGEDVGALGGVFRVTDGLAKEFGEDRVTDTPLAEAGILGTAVGMAMYGLRPVVEMQFDAFAYPAFEQLISHVARMRNRTRGAMPLPITIRVPYGGGIGGVEHHSDSSEAYYMATPGLHVVTPATVADAYGLLRAAIASDDPVVFLEPKRLYWSKDSWNPEEPQTVDPIGRAVVRRAGRSATLITYGPSVPVCLEAAEAATAEGWDLEVVDLRSLVPFDDETVAASVRRTGRAVVVHESGSYGGPGGEIAARVTERCFHHLEAPVLRVAGFDIPYPPPMLERHHLPGVDRILDAVGRLQWEAEN
- a CDS encoding potassium channel family protein — protein: MFHVKLPGQDAIARNADERLVTHQVRLPKREVERPMRQVGRRLAMALFVLIATAFIVYADNEGYNDNSDGSVDLLDAFYYATVTLSTTGYGDITPVSDAARFTNIFVITPLRVLFLIILVGTTLEVLTERTREEWRLKRWRAALREHTVVVGWGTKGRSAIQTVCATGLKKEQVVVVDPSSKVIDAATADGYTGVVGDATRSDVLLQAEAHKARQIIISTARDDTAVLVALTARQLNRGAKIVAAVREEENAPLLKQSGADVVITSASAAGRLLGLSVLSPAAGMVMEDLIQQGSGLDIAERPVIKAEVGRGVRETEDLVVSVLRGHRVLGYDDPSIGALQLTDRLITIVRATPSTKITPETKHLP
- a CDS encoding NTP transferase domain-containing protein, producing MTPYEPPGGPGTEAFDAVVLAGGAARRLGGADKPAVRVGGRALLDRVLTACAGAGATVVVADPRPTARPVLWAREEPPGGGPLAALGAGLRHTTAPHVVVLSADLPFLDDETVRRLLDALQGGAEQADGVLVTDPDGRDQPLVAVYRAEALRRELVRLAAEHDGLTGLPLRRLTAALRLTRITDPLASFDCDTWDDIAAARARIREHGHVLDEWISAVKDELGIDLDVDITELLDLARDAAHSVARPAAPLTTFLIGYAAAQAGGGPEAVTEAARKASALALSWADEGTPDAGPAVGTGTGTGQDTGPAAG
- a CDS encoding dihydrolipoamide acetyltransferase family protein is translated as MAQVLEFKLPDLGEGLTEAEIVRWLVQVGDVVAIDQPVVEVETAKAMVEVPCPYGGVVTARFGEEGTELPVGAPLLTVAVGAPASGALADEGSGNVLVGYGTGAPPARRRRVRPGEPIRSGAPATPAVRPTAVDTAAAQVAAPERPDGPVPVISPLVRRLARENGLDLRELHGSGPEGLILRADVEHALRAVAAPVRAPQPVTVPGAQPAPVAAPARAESPSGTRVPLRGVRGAVADKLSRSRREIPDATCWVDADATELMNARTAMNAAGGPKISLLALLARVCTAALARFPELNSTVDMEAREVVRLDQVHLGFAAQTERGLVVPVVRDAHTRNAESLGAEFARLTEAARTGTLTPGQLTGGTFTLNNYGVFGVDGSTPIINHPEAAMLGVGRIVPKPWVHEGELAVRQVVQLSLTFDHRVCDGGTAGGFLRYVADCVEQPAVLLRTL
- a CDS encoding molybdopterin molybdotransferase MoeA encodes the protein MTAQDAEELDVEEALAVANDRAVRGPGEPRSPRETPTTGDTGAHRAKDASHHRATSWPEARAVAERAARSAGRRAPASVTVDKALGLVLAAPLTALTDLPSFDTSAMDGWAVAGPGPWDVREDGVLAGHAEPGRLTDGEAVRIATGARIPADTTAVLRSEHGRTDDKGRLHPTRDLAHGQDIRPRGQECRYGDQLLPLGTQITPAALGLAAAAGYDTVSVLPRPRVELLVLGDELLTEGRPREGLIRDALGPMLPSWLRALGAEVTAVRRLGDDAEALYRAVKKSSADLIVTTGGTASGPVDHVHPTLRRVGAELLVDGVKVRPGHPMLLARIKRDQHLVGLPGNPLAAISGLFTLAEPLLRTLAGRAAPEPYTMPLREAVHGHPYDTRLIPVGLRGDDAVPLHYNGPAMLRGIATADALAVVPPGGARPGQELELLDLPWATAGIQVCFT